A region of Brevundimonas sp. NIBR10 DNA encodes the following proteins:
- a CDS encoding diguanylate cyclase — MTTQVEAALRGPEAFNLARNALAEMESAGVWPTPLNFELWIHYLGDPEGPLGREMTRLLGAADSFTEGTAEMLAAEYLPRGRLSEEIRDAGAVLNRELSSVSAALAKARQSQADYGETLTEASASIEAAGDPADLKRLVTGLTDATTRVQRENRTLETRLETSTKEVARLREHLEQVRRDAMTDALTNLGNRKSFDEALLAACVESDKTKKPFTLAVLDIDHFKRFNDTWGHQTGDQVLRYVASVIGRVSKAPRIAARYGGEEFAVICPGESSATVESALNAIREEIGSRALRRRSTNDELGAVTISAGLATRHPGESGSSLLDRADEALYASKRGGRNMVTNGEHLEKAA, encoded by the coding sequence ATGACGACGCAGGTCGAAGCCGCACTCAGGGGGCCCGAAGCCTTCAATCTCGCTCGCAACGCGCTGGCCGAGATGGAGAGCGCTGGCGTCTGGCCGACCCCTCTGAATTTCGAACTCTGGATCCATTATCTCGGTGATCCGGAAGGGCCGCTGGGCCGCGAGATGACCCGGCTGCTGGGGGCCGCCGACAGCTTCACCGAAGGCACGGCCGAGATGCTGGCCGCCGAATACCTGCCGCGCGGCCGCCTGTCCGAAGAGATCCGCGACGCCGGCGCCGTGCTGAACCGCGAACTGTCCAGCGTCTCCGCCGCCCTGGCCAAGGCCCGCCAGTCCCAGGCCGACTATGGCGAGACCCTGACCGAGGCCTCGGCCAGCATCGAGGCGGCGGGCGACCCGGCCGACCTTAAGCGGCTGGTCACCGGCCTGACCGACGCCACCACCCGCGTCCAGCGCGAGAACCGGACGCTGGAGACCCGTCTGGAGACGTCGACCAAGGAGGTCGCTCGCCTGCGCGAACACCTGGAACAGGTCCGCCGCGACGCCATGACCGACGCCCTGACCAATCTGGGCAACCGCAAATCCTTCGACGAGGCCCTGCTGGCCGCCTGTGTCGAGTCCGACAAGACCAAGAAGCCCTTCACCCTGGCCGTCCTCGATATCGACCACTTCAAGCGGTTCAACGACACCTGGGGTCACCAGACCGGCGACCAGGTGCTGCGCTATGTGGCCAGCGTCATCGGCCGGGTCTCCAAGGCTCCCCGCATCGCCGCCCGCTACGGGGGCGAGGAGTTTGCGGTGATCTGTCCGGGCGAAAGCTCGGCGACCGTCGAGTCCGCCCTGAACGCCATCCGCGAGGAGATCGGCTCGCGCGCCCTGCGCCGCCGCTCCACCAACGACGAACTGGGTGCCGTGACCATCTCTGCAGGCCTGGCCACCCGCCACCCCGGCGAGAGCGGATCATCGCTCCTCGACCGCGCCGACGAGGCCCTCTACGCCTCCAAGCGCGGCGGCCGGAACATGGTCACCAACGGCGAACACCTCGAAAAGGCCGCCTGA
- a CDS encoding type II toxin-antitoxin system VapC family toxin: MTDIDVSVLLDTNALIYLANDMPFRDEAMQALASSANQRRLFVSPVSAWEVGNISRPSNRRRSIDFLPDATIWFRDVMTGLDARLTPLTVEIGIAAAYLPDGLNADPADRLLTATARAIGATLITRDRDILAYAALGHVRAIAC; this comes from the coding sequence TTGACTGATATCGACGTATCGGTCCTGCTCGATACCAATGCGCTGATCTATCTGGCGAACGACATGCCATTTCGAGATGAGGCGATGCAGGCCCTGGCCAGCAGTGCCAATCAGCGACGCCTTTTCGTCTCACCGGTATCCGCGTGGGAAGTGGGCAACATCAGCAGGCCGTCCAACCGGCGACGAAGCATCGACTTCCTGCCGGATGCGACCATCTGGTTTCGCGACGTAATGACGGGGCTCGATGCCAGGCTAACCCCCCTGACGGTCGAGATCGGCATTGCTGCCGCCTACTTGCCGGATGGCTTGAACGCCGATCCGGCAGATCGCCTGCTCACGGCGACGGCGCGAGCGATAGGGGCGACCCTGATCACCAGAGATCGCGACATTCTGGCTTACGCAGCGCTCGGCCACGTCCGCGCGATCGCGTGCTGA
- the ndk gene encoding nucleoside-diphosphate kinase, with protein MTERTFSIIKPDATRRNLTGAINAVIEHAGLRIVGQRRIKLTEAQAKKFYEVHAERPFYGELVSQMIAEPVVVQVLEAEGAVAKYREVMGATNPKDAADGTIRKLFALSIGENSVHGSDSDENAAIEIAQFFTDADIVG; from the coding sequence ATGACCGAACGCACCTTCTCGATCATCAAGCCCGATGCGACCCGTCGCAACCTGACCGGCGCGATCAACGCCGTGATCGAACATGCCGGACTGCGCATCGTCGGCCAGCGCCGCATCAAGCTGACCGAGGCCCAGGCCAAGAAATTCTACGAAGTCCACGCCGAACGCCCCTTCTACGGTGAGTTGGTCAGCCAGATGATCGCCGAGCCGGTCGTGGTCCAGGTGCTGGAAGCCGAAGGCGCGGTCGCCAAGTATCGCGAAGTCATGGGCGCGACGAACCCCAAGGACGCCGCCGACGGCACGATCCGCAAGCTGTTCGCCCTGTCGATCGGCGAGAACTCGGTCCATGGTTCGGATAGCGACGAGAACGCCGCGATCGAGATCGCCCAGTTCTTCACGGACGCCGACATCGTCGGCTGA
- the arsC gene encoding arsenate reductase (glutaredoxin) (This arsenate reductase requires both glutathione and glutaredoxin to convert arsenate to arsenite, after which the efflux transporter formed by ArsA and ArsB can extrude the arsenite from the cell, providing resistance.): MTVTIYHNPDCGTSRNTLAMIRASGDEPVVVEYLKVGWTPELLRSLADRAREPLRACIRDKGTPTADLGLRDEGVSDDAILEAMVAHPVIVNRPIVATAKGVRLCRPSEQVFDLLDNPVRGFTKEDGERVQA, encoded by the coding sequence ATGACGGTGACGATCTATCACAACCCCGACTGCGGGACGTCGCGCAACACCCTGGCCATGATCCGGGCGTCCGGGGATGAGCCGGTCGTTGTGGAGTATCTGAAGGTCGGCTGGACGCCGGAGCTCCTACGCTCGCTGGCGGACCGCGCGAGAGAGCCGCTGCGCGCCTGCATCCGCGACAAGGGAACACCGACGGCGGACCTGGGCCTGCGCGACGAAGGGGTCAGCGACGACGCGATTCTGGAGGCGATGGTGGCCCACCCCGTAATCGTCAACCGGCCCATCGTGGCGACGGCCAAGGGGGTCAGGCTGTGTCGTCCGTCGGAACAGGTGTTCGACCTGCTCGACAATCCGGTACGGGGTTTCACCAAGGAAGACGGCGAACGCGTCCAGGCGTAG
- a CDS encoding DUF2164 domain-containing protein, translating to MKPIAFSKEELRDMVRRLQAYFADELETDLGVLPAEMLIAFIARDLGPAFYNRGLYDAQTLIAAKAEETVEAIYGLEQKPGGR from the coding sequence ATGAAACCCATCGCCTTCTCGAAAGAAGAACTGCGCGACATGGTCCGTCGCCTCCAGGCCTATTTCGCCGACGAGCTCGAGACCGATCTCGGCGTCCTGCCGGCCGAGATGCTGATCGCCTTCATCGCCCGCGACCTGGGACCCGCCTTCTACAACCGCGGCCTCTACGACGCCCAGACCCTGATCGCCGCCAAGGCCGAGGAGACGGTCGAGGCCATCTATGGCCTGGAGCAGAAGCCGGGCGGGCGCTGA
- the arsB gene encoding ACR3 family arsenite efflux transporter, translating into MSVFERYLTVWVMLCIVVGVGLGALAPDAFAALGRMEVASVNLPVAILVWLMIIPMLLRVDFTALREVGQHWRGIGVTLFINWAVKPFSMALLAWLFLAVLFRPLLPADEIESYVAGLILLAAAPCTAMVFVWSNLTRGSANFTLSQVALNDAIMIVAFAPIVGLLLGLSAIVVPWSTLGLSVLLYIVVPVVIAQGLRAILLQTEGGLERALKGLQPLSLVALLATLILLFGFQGEKLLAQPLVIALLAVPILIQVYFNAGLAYLLNRATGEQHCVAGPSALIGASNFFELSVAAAISLFGIGSGAALATVVGVLVEVPVMLTVVAIVNRSKGWYEAGAAVRRVHNGAIR; encoded by the coding sequence ATGTCGGTCTTCGAACGGTATCTGACCGTCTGGGTCATGCTTTGCATCGTGGTGGGAGTCGGCCTGGGGGCCCTGGCGCCCGATGCCTTCGCGGCCCTGGGTCGGATGGAGGTCGCGTCGGTCAACCTGCCGGTCGCAATCCTCGTCTGGCTGATGATCATTCCCATGCTTTTGCGGGTCGATTTCACCGCTTTGCGCGAGGTCGGTCAGCACTGGCGCGGCATCGGCGTCACCCTGTTCATCAACTGGGCGGTGAAGCCGTTCTCGATGGCGCTGCTGGCCTGGCTGTTCCTGGCGGTCCTGTTCCGCCCTCTCCTGCCCGCCGACGAGATCGAGAGCTATGTCGCTGGCCTGATCCTGCTGGCCGCCGCGCCCTGTACCGCCATGGTGTTCGTCTGGAGCAATCTGACGCGAGGCAGTGCCAACTTCACCCTGTCCCAGGTGGCGCTCAACGATGCCATCATGATCGTGGCCTTCGCGCCGATCGTCGGGCTGTTGCTGGGGTTGTCGGCCATCGTCGTGCCGTGGTCGACGCTGGGCCTGTCGGTGCTGCTCTATATCGTCGTGCCCGTGGTGATCGCCCAGGGCCTGAGGGCCATCCTGTTGCAGACCGAAGGCGGGCTGGAGCGGGCGTTGAAGGGGCTTCAGCCGCTGTCGCTGGTGGCCCTCCTGGCGACGCTGATTCTGCTGTTCGGGTTCCAGGGCGAAAAGCTGCTGGCCCAGCCCCTGGTCATCGCCCTGCTGGCCGTGCCGATCCTGATCCAGGTCTATTTCAACGCCGGGCTGGCCTATCTGCTCAACCGGGCGACGGGCGAGCAGCATTGCGTGGCGGGGCCCTCGGCCCTGATCGGCGCGAGCAATTTCTTCGAACTGTCGGTGGCGGCGGCGATCAGCCTGTTCGGCATCGGATCGGGGGCCGCCCTGGCAACCGTGGTCGGGGTGCTGGTCGAGGTGCCGGTGATGCTGACCGTGGTCGCCATCGTGAACCGGTCAAAGGGTTGGTACGAGGCCGGCGCGGCGGTGCGGCGGGTCCATAACGGAGCGATACGATGA
- a CDS encoding helix-turn-helix transcriptional regulator has product MKHGIEALAALAHEGRLAIFRALVRAGPEGLAAGRLGEAVGMMGSTLSNNLAVLTRAGLTTSSREGRSIIYAADFGRMTDLIAFLVEDCCEGSPDVCSPLGVVLDRVSCCPPQGAGARN; this is encoded by the coding sequence ATGAAGCATGGCATCGAGGCCCTGGCGGCGCTCGCGCACGAGGGACGGCTGGCGATCTTTCGGGCGCTGGTGCGGGCCGGACCTGAAGGGCTGGCGGCGGGCCGGCTGGGCGAGGCGGTCGGGATGATGGGCAGCACCCTGTCCAACAATCTGGCCGTGCTGACGCGGGCGGGCCTGACGACGTCCAGCCGCGAGGGTCGGTCGATCATCTATGCCGCCGACTTCGGTCGGATGACCGACCTGATCGCCTTTCTGGTCGAGGACTGCTGCGAAGGCTCGCCCGACGTCTGTTCGCCGCTGGGCGTGGTGCTGGACAGGGTGAGCTGCTGTCCGCCGCAAGGCGCGGGGGCGCGGAACTGA
- a CDS encoding M13-type metalloendopeptidase translates to MTRNSLLLAATAALALVAAVPALAEMPGTQSPTARPAHAVIGAWGFDPSTMDRSVSPGADFGRYASGGWMDATTIPADRPSWSVAHVLYDESQQQLKSIIEDSAANPSSSPEAQRVGDFYASYMNEARVETLGVQPLQPQLAAIRGLTSRADVARYMGTTFGRPGASLFALAVFEDLKDPDTSSAYIGQAGLGLPDRDYYLEAAFAEKKAAYQAYVAQMLTMIGWPEPTKAAADIVAFETAVAEKSWTNVQTRQLDKIYNPMTLGELAAAAPDFDWAAWAGAAGLPTAAHTVVTENTAVPELARIFAATSLDTLRAYQAFHLVDQAAPTLSKAFVDARFAFRGTVLNGTTAQRPRWNRAVAAVDGSLGEALGKEYVRRHFPASSKTAMEALVGNLRAAMTERIKRLEWMSDDTKTQALYKMSRFGVKVGYPDEWRSYDGLTIRADDLYGNVERAGAFEWAFQLSKLGKPVNPLEWGMTPQTINAYYNPPRNEIVFPAAILQAPFFHPAADPAVNYGGIGAVIGHEITHGFDDQGRKVDGDGTLRDWWTPADGAAFDARAKVLGAQYDATFPLPGVPVNGDLTMGENIADLGGLLMALDAYHLSLNGRPAPVIDGFTGDQRVFLGWAQVWREKARDAALQQQLASDPHSPASVRATVPVRNIEAWYAAFGVKPGDEQYVAPAARAVIW, encoded by the coding sequence ATGACCCGCAATTCCCTGCTTCTCGCCGCCACGGCTGCTCTCGCCCTGGTCGCCGCCGTCCCCGCCCTGGCTGAAATGCCCGGCACCCAGTCGCCCACCGCGCGTCCGGCCCATGCTGTCATCGGCGCCTGGGGCTTCGATCCCTCGACCATGGACCGTTCGGTTTCGCCGGGCGCGGACTTCGGCCGCTACGCCTCGGGCGGCTGGATGGACGCGACCACCATCCCCGCCGACCGCCCGTCCTGGAGCGTCGCCCACGTCCTGTATGACGAGAGCCAGCAGCAACTGAAGTCGATCATCGAGGACAGCGCCGCCAACCCGTCTTCGTCCCCCGAAGCCCAGCGCGTCGGCGACTTCTACGCCAGCTACATGAACGAAGCCCGGGTCGAGACCCTGGGCGTTCAGCCGCTCCAGCCCCAGCTCGCCGCCATCCGGGGCCTGACGAGCCGCGCCGACGTCGCCCGCTACATGGGCACCACCTTTGGCCGGCCTGGTGCCAGCCTGTTCGCCCTGGCCGTGTTCGAGGACCTGAAGGATCCCGACACCTCCAGCGCCTATATCGGCCAGGCGGGCCTGGGTCTGCCCGACCGCGACTATTATCTCGAGGCCGCCTTCGCCGAGAAGAAGGCCGCCTATCAGGCCTATGTGGCCCAGATGCTGACCATGATCGGCTGGCCTGAACCGACCAAGGCCGCCGCCGACATCGTCGCCTTCGAGACCGCCGTCGCCGAGAAATCCTGGACCAATGTCCAGACGCGTCAGCTCGACAAGATCTACAATCCCATGACTTTGGGTGAGCTCGCGGCCGCTGCCCCCGATTTCGACTGGGCCGCCTGGGCCGGGGCCGCCGGCCTGCCGACTGCCGCGCACACCGTCGTCACCGAGAACACCGCCGTGCCCGAACTGGCGCGCATCTTCGCCGCCACCAGTCTCGACACCCTGCGCGCCTATCAGGCCTTCCACCTGGTCGATCAGGCCGCCCCGACCCTGTCCAAGGCCTTCGTCGATGCCCGTTTCGCCTTCCGCGGCACGGTGCTGAACGGCACGACGGCCCAGCGTCCGCGCTGGAACCGGGCGGTCGCCGCCGTCGACGGTTCGCTGGGCGAGGCCTTGGGTAAGGAATACGTCCGCCGCCACTTCCCCGCCTCGTCCAAGACCGCGATGGAAGCCCTGGTCGGCAATCTGCGCGCCGCCATGACCGAACGGATCAAGCGCCTGGAATGGATGAGCGACGATACCAAGACCCAGGCGCTCTACAAGATGTCCAGGTTCGGGGTTAAGGTCGGCTATCCCGACGAATGGCGCAGCTATGACGGCCTGACGATCCGCGCCGACGACCTGTACGGCAACGTCGAACGCGCCGGTGCCTTTGAATGGGCCTTCCAGCTGTCGAAACTGGGCAAGCCGGTGAACCCGCTGGAGTGGGGCATGACGCCCCAGACGATCAACGCCTACTACAACCCGCCCCGCAACGAGATCGTCTTCCCGGCCGCCATCCTCCAGGCCCCGTTCTTCCACCCGGCCGCCGATCCGGCGGTCAACTATGGCGGCATCGGTGCCGTGATTGGCCACGAGATCACCCACGGTTTCGACGATCAGGGGCGCAAGGTCGACGGCGACGGAACCCTGCGTGACTGGTGGACGCCCGCCGACGGCGCGGCGTTCGACGCCCGGGCGAAGGTGCTGGGGGCCCAGTATGACGCGACCTTCCCGCTGCCGGGCGTTCCCGTGAACGGCGACCTGACCATGGGCGAGAACATCGCCGACCTGGGCGGGCTGCTGATGGCGCTGGACGCCTATCACCTGTCGCTGAACGGCCGGCCCGCACCCGTGATCGACGGCTTCACCGGCGACCAGCGCGTCTTTCTCGGCTGGGCCCAGGTCTGGCGCGAGAAGGCCCGCGACGCCGCTCTGCAACAGCAACTGGCCAGCGACCCACACTCCCCCGCCAGCGTCCGCGCCACCGTGCCGGTCCGCAACATCGAGGCCTGGTACGCAGCCTTCGGCGTCAAGCCCGGCGACGAACAGTATGTCGCGCCCGCCGCCCGCGCGGTGATCTGGTAG
- a CDS encoding ABC-F family ATP-binding cassette domain-containing protein: MLQITDLTFNAWGRKFLVDASVSLPPGSKVGLVGRNGIGKSTLFKLILGELQAGGDEISLPKTARIGSVDQEHPATPVSVLDTILEADVERHTLLGRLETAEPEEMGEIWSRLIEIDADAAPARASEILVGLGFDQENQQRPMSEFSGGWRMRVALAAALFAEPDMLLLDEPTNYLDLEGALWLEARLKKYPHTALIISHDREMLNEVCTHILHLANHNLTLYTGNYDQFEQARAEKARLQLSAKAKQDAERAHLQAFVDRFKAKASKAAQAQSRMKRLAKMQPVSTTIEERVAPFTLPSPPRPLAPPLIRLERANVGYDTGKPILRNLNLRMDLDDRIGLLGVNGAGKSTFAKMIAGALKVSEGELHRDKKMRVGWFHQHQIEAMDPTDTPLEIIRRAMPDGSEAARRSKLAQFGLGYEKQETTVDSLSGGERARLLLNMVAMDAPHVLILDEPTNHLDIDSRRALLDALNDYSGAVILITHDRSLMEMVADRLWLAADGTVKPYDGDMDDYAKFVLDRAKAASAKPSQIKKEETAAAPSQGGGGQNNKGKKYDKKSGPSPSTLRHGVKKAEERMAQLTAEIARIDDDMANAAFSNPKALEGLTRARAKTQSDLDAAEQAWIAAEEALAEVS; encoded by the coding sequence ATGCTCCAGATCACCGACCTGACGTTCAACGCCTGGGGCCGCAAATTCCTTGTGGACGCCTCCGTCAGCCTGCCGCCGGGCTCCAAGGTCGGGCTGGTGGGCCGCAACGGCATCGGCAAGTCCACCCTGTTCAAACTGATCCTGGGCGAGCTTCAGGCCGGCGGCGACGAGATCAGCCTGCCCAAGACCGCCCGCATCGGCTCGGTCGATCAGGAACACCCGGCGACCCCCGTCAGCGTGCTGGACACCATCCTCGAGGCCGACGTCGAGCGTCACACCCTGCTGGGCCGTCTCGAAACCGCCGAGCCCGAGGAGATGGGCGAGATCTGGTCGCGCCTGATCGAGATCGACGCCGACGCCGCGCCCGCGCGCGCCTCCGAAATCCTCGTCGGCCTCGGCTTCGATCAGGAGAACCAGCAGCGGCCGATGTCGGAGTTCTCGGGCGGCTGGCGGATGCGCGTCGCCCTGGCCGCCGCCCTGTTCGCCGAGCCGGACATGCTGCTGCTCGACGAACCGACCAACTATCTCGATCTGGAAGGGGCCCTGTGGCTGGAAGCGCGGCTGAAGAAATACCCGCACACCGCCCTGATCATCTCCCACGACCGCGAGATGCTGAACGAGGTCTGCACCCACATCCTGCACCTCGCGAACCACAATCTGACCCTCTACACGGGCAACTACGACCAGTTTGAACAGGCCCGCGCCGAGAAGGCACGCCTGCAGCTGTCGGCCAAGGCCAAGCAGGACGCCGAACGCGCCCACCTCCAGGCCTTTGTCGACCGCTTCAAGGCCAAGGCCTCAAAGGCCGCCCAGGCCCAGTCGCGCATGAAGCGTCTGGCCAAGATGCAGCCGGTCTCGACGACGATCGAGGAACGCGTCGCCCCCTTCACCCTGCCGTCCCCGCCGCGCCCGCTGGCGCCGCCGCTGATCCGGCTGGAGCGGGCCAACGTCGGCTATGACACCGGCAAGCCGATCCTGCGCAATCTGAACCTTCGCATGGACCTGGACGACCGCATCGGCCTGCTGGGCGTCAACGGCGCCGGCAAGTCGACCTTCGCCAAGATGATCGCCGGGGCCCTCAAGGTCTCCGAAGGCGAACTGCATCGCGACAAGAAGATGCGCGTCGGCTGGTTCCACCAGCACCAGATCGAGGCCATGGACCCCACCGACACCCCGCTGGAGATCATCCGCCGCGCCATGCCCGACGGGTCCGAAGCCGCCCGGCGTTCCAAACTGGCCCAGTTCGGTCTCGGCTACGAGAAGCAGGAAACCACGGTCGACAGCCTGTCCGGCGGCGAGCGCGCGCGCCTGTTGCTGAACATGGTGGCCATGGACGCGCCCCACGTCCTGATCCTCGACGAACCGACCAACCACCTGGACATCGACAGCCGCCGGGCCCTGCTGGATGCGCTGAACGACTATTCCGGCGCCGTCATCCTGATCACCCACGACCGGTCGTTGATGGAGATGGTCGCCGACCGGCTGTGGCTCGCCGCGGACGGCACGGTCAAACCCTATGACGGCGACATGGACGACTACGCCAAATTCGTCCTCGACCGCGCCAAGGCCGCCTCGGCCAAGCCCAGCCAGATCAAGAAGGAAGAGACCGCCGCCGCGCCCTCTCAAGGGGGTGGGGGGCAGAACAACAAGGGCAAGAAGTACGACAAGAAGTCGGGCCCGTCACCATCCACCCTGCGTCACGGCGTAAAGAAAGCCGAGGAGCGGATGGCCCAGCTGACCGCAGAGATCGCCCGCATCGACGACGACATGGCCAACGCCGCCTTCTCGAACCCCAAGGCCCTCGAAGGCCTGACCCGCGCCCGCGCCAAGACCCAGTCCGACCTCGACGCCGCCGAACAGGCCTGGATCGCCGCCGAGGAAGCCTTGGCCGAGGTCAGCTGA
- a CDS encoding glycine zipper 2TM domain-containing protein: MKTILKMAPLVGAVALLAACGTTMEQRAATGAIGGAVAGQVIGGDTKSTVVGGVAGAAVGAATTPRRPN, encoded by the coding sequence ATGAAGACGATCCTCAAGATGGCCCCGCTCGTCGGCGCCGTGGCCCTGCTGGCCGCCTGCGGCACGACCATGGAACAGCGCGCCGCGACCGGCGCGATCGGCGGTGCCGTCGCCGGTCAGGTGATCGGTGGCGACACGAAGTCGACCGTCGTCGGCGGCGTGGCCGGCGCGGCTGTTGGCGCAGCAACCACTCCGCGTCGCCCGAACTAG
- a CDS encoding DEAD/DEAH box helicase: protein MTEFSALGLSPTTLQAVIDTGYTTATPIQAQAIPVALAGRDVLGIAQTGTGKTAAFTLPLIERLSKGRARARMPRALVLAPTRELADQVAMSFEKYAKGTKLSWVLLIGGVSMGDQVAALNKGVDVLIATPGRLLDLFERGKMLLTGVELMVVDEADRMLDMGFIPDIERIFKLTPPKRQTLFFSATMPPEITRLTQAFLKDPTRIEASRPAQTADTITQYLVRVPNSDPKTKRAALRALIGRDDVRNGIVFCNRKSEVDVVAKSLKQHGFDAAPIHGDLDQSLRTKTLAAFRSGELKLLVASDVAARGLDIPDVSHVFNYDVSHHADDYVHRIGRTGRAGKLGQTFMIVTPGDDKSLDKVLKLIKMDPIELKLDLDLVDGVTRRARPEAATEARAERPARGRSRRTETAPAAEASDIVETAAVVEAPVAATAAAGPAPQAEPAERRTRSRSRKPRATEPAQAVEAVAVPAAVEAAPEPVAAKPARDSQEPQLRQSDRRPGGKPERELEPAREGRGFGADVPAFLRRPVLIKG from the coding sequence ATGACCGAATTTTCCGCACTGGGCCTCTCGCCCACGACCCTGCAAGCCGTCATCGATACCGGCTATACCACCGCCACCCCGATCCAGGCCCAGGCCATTCCCGTGGCCCTCGCCGGCCGCGACGTCCTCGGCATCGCCCAGACCGGCACAGGCAAGACCGCCGCCTTCACCCTTCCCCTGATCGAGCGCCTGTCCAAGGGCCGCGCCCGGGCCCGCATGCCCCGCGCCCTGGTGCTGGCCCCCACCCGCGAACTGGCCGACCAGGTCGCCATGTCGTTCGAGAAATACGCCAAGGGCACCAAACTGAGCTGGGTGCTGCTGATCGGCGGCGTCTCGATGGGCGACCAGGTCGCGGCCCTGAACAAGGGCGTGGACGTGCTGATCGCCACGCCGGGCCGCCTGCTGGACCTTTTCGAACGCGGAAAGATGCTGCTGACCGGCGTCGAACTGATGGTCGTCGACGAGGCCGACCGGATGCTCGACATGGGCTTCATCCCCGACATCGAACGCATCTTCAAACTGACCCCGCCCAAGCGCCAGACCCTGTTCTTCTCGGCGACCATGCCGCCCGAGATCACCCGTCTGACCCAGGCCTTCCTCAAGGATCCGACCCGGATCGAGGCCTCGCGACCGGCCCAGACGGCCGACACCATCACCCAGTATCTGGTCCGCGTCCCCAACTCGGACCCCAAGACCAAGCGCGCCGCCTTGCGGGCGCTGATCGGCCGCGACGATGTTCGCAACGGCATCGTCTTCTGCAATCGCAAGTCCGAGGTCGACGTCGTCGCCAAGTCGCTGAAACAGCACGGGTTCGACGCCGCCCCGATCCATGGCGACCTGGACCAGTCGCTGCGCACCAAGACCCTGGCGGCCTTCCGCTCGGGTGAGCTGAAGCTGCTGGTAGCCTCCGACGTCGCCGCGCGCGGGCTGGATATCCCCGACGTCAGCCACGTCTTCAACTACGACGTCTCGCACCACGCCGACGACTACGTCCACCGCATCGGCCGCACCGGCCGCGCGGGCAAGCTGGGTCAGACCTTCATGATCGTGACCCCCGGCGACGACAAGTCGCTGGATAAGGTGCTCAAGCTCATCAAGATGGACCCGATCGAGCTCAAGCTGGACCTCGATCTGGTCGATGGCGTCACCCGTCGCGCGCGTCCCGAGGCCGCGACCGAGGCCCGCGCCGAACGCCCCGCCCGCGGCCGCTCGCGCCGCACCGAGACGGCTCCGGCTGCCGAGGCTAGCGACATCGTCGAGACCGCTGCCGTCGTCGAAGCGCCCGTCGCCGCTACCGCCGCCGCCGGGCCTGCGCCCCAGGCCGAACCCGCCGAGCGCCGCACCCGGAGCCGCAGCCGCAAGCCCCGCGCCACCGAACCGGCCCAGGCCGTCGAAGCCGTCGCGGTGCCTGCCGCCGTCGAGGCCGCCCCCGAGCCTGTCGCCGCCAAACCCGCCCGCGACTCCCAGGAACCCCAGCTGCGTCAGTCCGACCGTCGTCCCGGCGGCAAGCCGGAACGTGAGCTGGAACCGGCGCGTGAGGGCAGGGGCTTCGGTGCCGACGTCCCTGCCTTCCTGCGCCGGCCGGTCCTGATCAAGGGCTGA
- a CDS encoding type II toxin-antitoxin system prevent-host-death family antitoxin: MTHDQITGEVVITATEFKAKCLDLIDRVQSGALRKVTITKRGKDAAVVRQPEYSPAFDLRKLHASMKGRMIAPSGFDFTAPMDIGPLDAEQGIID; encoded by the coding sequence ATGACACATGACCAGATCACGGGCGAGGTCGTCATAACGGCCACGGAGTTCAAGGCCAAGTGCCTTGACCTGATCGATCGCGTCCAATCCGGCGCTCTGCGCAAGGTGACGATCACCAAAAGAGGCAAGGACGCCGCCGTCGTCCGGCAGCCCGAATATTCGCCCGCCTTCGATCTTCGCAAGCTTCATGCGTCGATGAAGGGCAGGATGATCGCGCCGTCTGGCTTCGACTTCACCGCTCCGATGGACATCGGGCCACTCGATGCGGAGCAGGGGATCATTGACTGA